From the genome of Nitrosomonas sp., one region includes:
- a CDS encoding ChaN family lipoprotein, translated as MKIKRFVNSLTTQATRSLAAICFASNLAVVQASPAIESTVKPGHKPAQTNCVPLGSWIIPGAGQAAYADVIDRAVGHSVVLLGETHVNADHHRWQLQVLAAMHAVRPDMVIGFEMFPRRVQPVLDQWVAGELDEKAFLAASEWDRVWNTDPELYLPLFHFARMNRIPMVALNIEPRLRHLVSEKGFHGVPVEQREGLTRPAEPSQAYLDFLMPIYKQHDRKDKKAGEIGFDDPDFRRFYAGQQLWDRAMAQVLHQVLVTAENGKKPLVVGVMGSGHVVHGYGVPHQLHDLGIKDIATLLPWDTNKSCKQLVTGVADAVFGVLPHISDPFTEPKYQRLGIRFEMARGGALVLQVEKGSIAEASGLQDADVILEMAGVTLQTTDDVINIVKRHAPGTWLPLSVKRNDREMEIIARFPAIKP; from the coding sequence ATGAAAATAAAACGATTTGTAAACAGCCTGACCACACAAGCTACACGGAGTTTGGCGGCAATCTGTTTTGCCTCGAATTTGGCTGTTGTTCAGGCGAGTCCGGCGATTGAATCCACCGTCAAGCCAGGTCATAAACCCGCGCAGACAAATTGCGTGCCGCTGGGCAGCTGGATTATACCGGGTGCCGGTCAGGCTGCTTACGCAGATGTGATTGACCGCGCGGTCGGGCATTCAGTGGTGCTGCTCGGTGAAACCCATGTCAATGCGGATCATCACCGCTGGCAGTTGCAGGTGCTTGCGGCAATGCATGCCGTACGTCCGGATATGGTCATCGGGTTCGAAATGTTTCCGCGCCGCGTGCAGCCGGTGCTGGATCAATGGGTCGCGGGCGAGCTGGATGAAAAAGCATTTCTGGCGGCATCCGAATGGGACAGGGTCTGGAATACCGACCCTGAACTCTATCTGCCGCTGTTTCACTTTGCACGCATGAATCGTATTCCGATGGTGGCCTTGAATATCGAGCCGCGATTGCGTCATCTTGTTTCCGAGAAAGGATTTCATGGTGTACCTGTTGAACAACGGGAAGGCCTGACGCGTCCTGCGGAACCCAGTCAGGCATATCTTGATTTCCTCATGCCAATCTACAAGCAGCATGACCGCAAGGATAAAAAAGCCGGTGAAATCGGCTTTGACGACCCCGATTTCAGGCGCTTTTATGCTGGCCAGCAGCTTTGGGACCGCGCAATGGCGCAGGTCCTGCATCAGGTATTGGTCACTGCGGAAAACGGGAAAAAACCGCTGGTTGTCGGTGTAATGGGTTCAGGCCATGTGGTGCATGGTTATGGCGTTCCGCACCAGCTCCACGATCTCGGTATCAAGGATATCGCCACATTGTTGCCGTGGGATACCAATAAATCCTGCAAACAGCTCGTGACTGGTGTCGCCGATGCCGTGTTTGGCGTTTTGCCGCATATTTCCGATCCGTTCACCGAGCCGAAATATCAACGTCTCGGCATCCGTTTCGAAATGGCGCGTGGCGGCGCGCTGGTGCTGCAGGTGGAAAAGGGCAGCATCGCCGAGGCTTCGGGCCTGCAGGATGCCGATGTGATACTGGAAATGGCGGGCGTAACGCTGCAGACGACCGATGACGTTATCAATATCGTCAAACGCCATGCGCCGGGCACTTGGCTGCCGCTGAGCGTGAAGCGCAATGACCGGGAAATGGAGATCATTGCCAGGTTTCCGGCGATAAAACCCTGA
- the purL gene encoding phosphoribosylformylglycinamidine synthase produces MLRFCGGNAFSSFRLDKLANALSAIKIQVSHIYTEYWYFCAVSQPLTDQETTVLEKLLNSCPPQNSVDTGAMFFLVIPRPGTISPWSSKATDIARHCGLNVIERIERGIAYTFKTDLPLSAEQQQALQSVLHDRMTETVVQSFDAAERLFHHFAPQPLRIIDLQSDGPQALEKANTEMGLALSADEIDYLAYHFKQAGRNPTDVELMMFAQANSEHCRHKIFNASWIIDGQAQNQSLFAMIRNTHRHNPQGTLVAYADNASIVEGAKIARFYPGRNNVYSYQQEQTHWLMKVETHNHPTAISPFPGAATGVGGEIRDEGATGRGAKPKAGLTGFSVSNLNIPDFRQPWEYSDADQQATYGKPARIASALQIMLEGPIGGAAFNNEFGRPNLAGYFRTYEENVAGEMRGYHKPIMLAGGIGQIAANHIRKEKFPAGSLLIQLGGPGMLIGLGGGAASSMDTGVNVEALDFDSVQRGNPEMQRRAQEVIDRCWQMERSGAENPILFIHDVGAGGLSNAFPELVHDSGRGGRVNLRAVPSEEPGMSPMQIWSNEAQERYVLAIRPESLALFREICARERCPFAVVGEATAEDRLVVADEDYASAAPPVDMALSVLLGKPPKMTRQVEHRSQLLPALDIHTIDLKDAVYRLLRLPAVADKTFLISIGDRSVGGMTARDQMVGPWQIPVADVAVTMMGYQTYFGEAFSIGERTPLALIDSAAAARMAVGEAITNIAAAAIQQLGDVKLSANWMAAAGHPGEDAGLFDAVHAVGMELCPQLGISIPVGKDSMSMKTTWQENDEQTGERIGKAVTAPVSLIISAFSRVSDVQRTLTPQLRTDCGETELVLIDLGRGKNRMGGSALAQVYKQIGNEAPDIDGQSGAEKLKAFFTVIQQLNKADAILAYHDRSDGGLFAAVCEMMFAGHVGVTVNLDQLCFDAMSSDIDGAELHAAQLSGRSMERLFAVLFNEELGAVLQIEVRKRTFVMNTLAEAGLRDTSFIIGQLNAADELRLMRNNKPVLAETRVDLQRAWSETSYQLQALRDNPACARQEYERILDDNDPGLHVTLGFDTEDNPATPFLRARSRPGIAILREQGVNGHVEMAAAFDRAGFSAIDVHMSDIISGKVTLNDFKGIAACGGFSYGDVLGAGEGWAKSILFNSRARDAFEAFFQRTDTFALGVCNGCQMMSNLREIIPGAEHWPRFVRNLSEQFEARFVMVEVQGSPSILFEGMTGSRMPITVAHGEGRTDFGSQKLAESSALVTLRYVDNRGQVTETYPGNPNGSPHGITGMTTPDGRFNILMPHPERVFRIAQHSWYPPESSDSGRRVRTKTREDAPWIRLFRNARKWIG; encoded by the coding sequence ATGCTTAGATTCTGCGGCGGCAACGCGTTTTCCTCTTTCAGGCTGGACAAGCTGGCGAACGCGCTTAGCGCAATAAAGATACAAGTGTCTCATATTTACACAGAATATTGGTATTTCTGTGCAGTCAGCCAGCCATTGACCGATCAAGAAACGACAGTACTCGAAAAACTGTTGAATAGTTGTCCGCCGCAAAATTCAGTGGATACGGGCGCGATGTTTTTTCTCGTTATTCCACGTCCCGGAACAATTTCACCCTGGTCCAGCAAGGCGACGGATATTGCCCGCCACTGTGGACTGAATGTCATTGAGCGTATTGAACGCGGGATTGCCTACACGTTTAAAACGGATCTGCCGCTTTCTGCCGAGCAGCAGCAAGCGTTACAGTCAGTATTGCATGATCGCATGACTGAGACGGTTGTGCAGTCATTTGACGCGGCGGAGCGGCTGTTCCATCATTTTGCGCCGCAGCCATTGAGAATTATCGATCTTCAATCGGATGGTCCGCAGGCGCTGGAAAAAGCCAATACCGAAATGGGGCTGGCATTATCGGCAGATGAAATCGATTATCTTGCCTATCATTTCAAACAGGCCGGACGCAATCCGACGGATGTGGAACTCATGATGTTTGCACAGGCAAATTCCGAACACTGCCGCCACAAAATTTTCAATGCCAGCTGGATTATCGACGGTCAGGCGCAAAACCAGTCGCTTTTTGCCATGATTCGCAATACGCACAGACACAATCCGCAAGGCACGCTCGTCGCCTATGCGGATAATGCGAGTATTGTTGAAGGTGCCAAAATTGCGCGTTTTTATCCTGGAAGAAATAATGTTTATTCGTATCAACAGGAGCAGACGCATTGGCTCATGAAGGTGGAAACACATAATCATCCGACCGCGATTTCACCGTTTCCGGGCGCTGCTACCGGTGTCGGCGGCGAAATACGCGATGAAGGTGCTACCGGCCGCGGCGCCAAGCCGAAGGCCGGACTGACCGGATTTTCGGTATCCAATCTGAATATTCCGGATTTCAGGCAACCCTGGGAATACAGCGATGCCGATCAACAAGCCACCTATGGCAAGCCCGCTCGTATTGCATCCGCCCTGCAGATTATGCTCGAAGGTCCTATCGGAGGGGCTGCGTTTAATAATGAATTTGGCCGTCCGAATCTGGCGGGTTATTTCCGAACCTATGAGGAAAATGTCGCCGGAGAAATGCGCGGTTACCACAAACCGATCATGCTCGCCGGTGGGATCGGACAAATCGCTGCAAACCATATCCGTAAAGAGAAATTTCCGGCCGGTTCACTGTTGATTCAACTGGGTGGGCCCGGTATGTTGATTGGACTTGGTGGCGGTGCGGCTTCAAGTATGGATACCGGAGTGAATGTGGAAGCACTCGATTTTGATTCGGTTCAGCGCGGCAATCCGGAAATGCAACGCCGTGCGCAGGAAGTCATCGACCGGTGCTGGCAAATGGAACGCAGCGGAGCGGAAAACCCCATTTTGTTTATTCACGATGTTGGCGCGGGCGGCTTGTCGAATGCCTTTCCCGAACTGGTTCATGATTCGGGCCGCGGCGGGCGAGTCAATCTGCGTGCTGTACCTTCTGAAGAGCCGGGCATGTCGCCGATGCAGATCTGGAGCAATGAGGCGCAGGAACGCTATGTGCTGGCCATCCGTCCCGAGTCGCTTGCATTATTCCGGGAAATCTGCGCGCGCGAACGCTGTCCCTTTGCCGTTGTCGGGGAAGCAACAGCGGAAGACCGACTTGTTGTTGCCGATGAAGACTACGCATCCGCAGCGCCCCCGGTCGATATGGCGCTGTCGGTATTGCTCGGCAAGCCGCCCAAAATGACGCGGCAAGTTGAGCATCGCAGTCAATTATTGCCGGCTCTGGATATCCATACAATTGATTTAAAAGATGCAGTCTACAGGCTATTGCGATTACCAGCGGTAGCAGATAAAACCTTTCTGATCAGTATTGGCGATCGCAGCGTGGGCGGCATGACAGCGCGCGACCAGATGGTTGGTCCGTGGCAAATACCGGTTGCCGATGTGGCGGTTACCATGATGGGGTACCAGACCTATTTCGGCGAAGCTTTCTCCATCGGCGAGCGCACACCGCTGGCGCTGATCGATTCCGCCGCAGCGGCGCGCATGGCGGTTGGCGAAGCAATTACCAATATTGCCGCGGCCGCTATTCAGCAACTCGGTGATGTCAAGTTGTCCGCCAACTGGATGGCCGCAGCCGGACATCCTGGAGAAGATGCCGGTTTGTTTGACGCGGTGCATGCCGTTGGCATGGAACTGTGTCCGCAATTGGGTATCAGCATTCCGGTGGGCAAAGATTCCATGTCGATGAAAACAACCTGGCAGGAAAATGACGAACAAACCGGCGAAAGAATCGGCAAGGCAGTCACGGCGCCAGTGTCGTTAATCATATCGGCTTTTTCCAGAGTCAGCGATGTCCAGCGCACGTTAACGCCGCAGTTGCGCACCGATTGCGGCGAGACTGAACTTGTCCTGATCGACCTGGGACGTGGAAAAAACCGCATGGGTGGATCGGCGCTGGCACAGGTCTATAAACAGATCGGCAATGAAGCACCGGATATCGACGGGCAATCGGGCGCTGAAAAACTCAAGGCATTTTTTACCGTTATCCAGCAGCTCAACAAAGCGGATGCAATACTGGCTTATCATGACCGTTCGGATGGCGGATTGTTCGCAGCCGTATGCGAAATGATGTTTGCCGGTCATGTGGGAGTTACCGTCAATCTGGATCAGCTCTGCTTCGATGCAATGTCCAGCGATATCGACGGGGCAGAACTGCACGCTGCGCAGTTAAGCGGCCGTTCAATGGAACGGTTATTCGCGGTATTGTTTAATGAAGAATTGGGCGCAGTCCTACAGATCGAGGTCCGGAAGCGTACGTTCGTTATGAACACACTGGCTGAAGCCGGTTTGCGCGACACGAGTTTTATCATCGGACAGCTCAATGCGGCGGACGAACTGCGCCTGATGCGCAACAACAAGCCTGTTCTGGCTGAAACACGCGTTGACCTGCAACGCGCCTGGTCGGAAACGTCCTATCAGTTGCAAGCGCTGCGAGACAATCCGGCCTGCGCCCGGCAGGAATATGAGCGCATTCTGGATGACAATGATCCGGGGTTGCATGTTACGCTTGGTTTCGATACAGAAGATAATCCTGCCACGCCATTTCTGCGTGCTCGTTCCCGTCCGGGCATCGCGATTCTGCGCGAACAGGGTGTCAATGGTCATGTGGAAATGGCGGCTGCATTCGACCGCGCGGGGTTTTCGGCGATCGATGTGCATATGAGCGATATCATTAGCGGAAAGGTAACGCTCAACGACTTTAAAGGCATCGCTGCGTGCGGTGGTTTTTCTTACGGCGATGTGCTTGGCGCCGGTGAAGGATGGGCGAAGTCGATTTTGTTCAATTCGCGCGCACGCGATGCGTTTGAGGCGTTCTTTCAGCGTACAGACACGTTTGCACTGGGCGTCTGTAACGGTTGCCAGATGATGAGCAATCTGCGCGAAATCATTCCTGGTGCTGAACACTGGCCGCGCTTTGTGCGTAATCTTTCGGAACAATTTGAAGCGCGCTTTGTCATGGTAGAAGTACAGGGAAGTCCATCGATACTGTTTGAAGGCATGACCGGCAGCCGTATGCCGATTACTGTGGCGCATGGCGAAGGGCGCACGGATTTCGGCAGCCAGAAGCTGGCGGAGAGCAGTGCGCTGGTTACTTTGCGTTATGTCGACAACCGGGGACAGGTTACTGAAACCTATCCGGGTAATCCGAACGGTTCGCCGCACGGGATTACCGGCATGACAACGCCGGATGGACGGTTCAATATATTGATGCCGCATCCGGAACGCGTTTTCCGCATTGCGCAGCATTCGTGGTACCCCCCCGAATCAAGCGATTCGGGCCGGCGCGTTCGGACAAAGACACGTGAAGACGCGCCCTGGATACGTCTTTTCAGAAATGCCCGCAAATGGATAGGATAA
- a CDS encoding NAD(P)H-hydrate dehydratase: MNTRDPVFLTEEIRKIEQTAFAQPNPPDLMEKAGRAAAEVARERFASTMESAMRVLVLAGPGNNGGDAFVAARYLKQWHHAVTVVFCADSDRLPTDAKKARLAWLDNLGEIQPDMPDNENWDLVIDGIFGIGLKRDRPLAGQYLDWINTVNTLQCPVLSLDIPSGLSSDNGDIYGAAINATVTVTFIGFKPGILTQYGPQCCGEIIVCGLDLDAASIQPPRAWVINRKLVDSVLLPPRPANSHKGSFGNVAILGGNSGMIGAALLAGRAALYLGAGRVYLGMLVVSAPEIDLLHPELMLRSPSELFELSTVHCLIAGPGMAMNESTYGWVERALDSDFSLVLDADALNHIAFHSELARKLKQRDVPTVLTPHPAEAARLLDTNVSTVQSNRIDAASKLSEKFNCLIVLKGAGSICATPDGTCFFNTSGNPGLSSAGTGDVLAGMIGALIAQGQKPQDALLLAVYLHGAAADELLKQHHGPVGMTASEIISAARLLLNTWIYE, translated from the coding sequence ATGAATACACGCGATCCGGTTTTTCTAACCGAAGAAATACGAAAAATTGAACAGACGGCATTTGCCCAGCCTAATCCGCCTGATTTAATGGAGAAAGCAGGCCGCGCAGCAGCTGAAGTTGCCAGAGAAAGATTCGCCAGCACCATGGAAAGTGCCATGCGCGTTCTGGTTTTGGCCGGTCCCGGCAACAATGGCGGCGATGCTTTTGTCGCGGCACGCTATCTGAAGCAATGGCACCATGCTGTCACAGTCGTTTTTTGTGCAGATTCAGATCGCCTGCCAACGGATGCCAAAAAGGCCAGACTCGCCTGGCTGGATAATCTGGGAGAAATCCAGCCGGACATGCCGGATAACGAAAACTGGGATCTGGTTATCGACGGCATATTCGGTATCGGATTGAAACGGGACCGGCCGCTTGCTGGTCAGTATCTGGATTGGATTAACACCGTCAACACACTGCAGTGTCCCGTGCTGTCGCTTGATATCCCTTCCGGACTCAGCAGCGATAATGGCGATATTTATGGCGCGGCTATCAACGCTACGGTTACCGTTACTTTTATTGGATTTAAACCCGGCATTCTGACCCAGTACGGGCCACAGTGTTGCGGTGAAATCATTGTTTGCGGTCTCGATCTTGACGCGGCATCCATACAACCACCCCGGGCGTGGGTTATCAACCGGAAACTGGTTGATTCTGTACTGTTGCCGCCGCGCCCGGCCAACAGCCACAAAGGCAGCTTTGGCAACGTCGCCATTCTGGGCGGCAATTCCGGCATGATTGGCGCGGCCTTGCTGGCTGGACGGGCAGCGTTATATCTTGGCGCCGGACGGGTTTATCTGGGCATGCTGGTTGTATCTGCACCCGAAATCGATCTGCTGCATCCGGAATTAATGCTGCGCTCGCCATCGGAATTATTCGAATTAAGCACAGTTCATTGCCTGATTGCCGGTCCGGGAATGGCCATGAACGAATCAACCTATGGCTGGGTGGAACGTGCGCTTGACAGCGATTTCTCCCTGGTTCTGGATGCCGACGCGCTTAACCATATTGCCTTTCACAGCGAATTGGCCAGAAAACTCAAACAACGCGATGTCCCCACCGTGCTGACTCCGCACCCCGCTGAAGCAGCGCGCTTATTGGACACGAATGTGTCGACTGTACAAAGTAATCGCATCGATGCCGCATCAAAACTATCGGAAAAATTCAATTGCCTGATCGTACTTAAAGGCGCAGGCAGTATCTGTGCGACGCCGGACGGCACATGTTTTTTTAACACCAGCGGTAATCCGGGTCTGAGCAGCGCCGGGACAGGTGATGTTCTTGCTGGCATGATCGGCGCATTGATTGCGCAGGGACAAAAGCCGCAAGATGCACTGCTGCTGGCAGTCTATCTCCACGGCGCAGCGGCGGATGAATTGCTTAAACAACATCACGGGCCTGTCGGAATGACGGCATCAGAAATCATTTCTGCTGCACGATTGCTGCTGAATACATGGATTTACGAATGA
- a CDS encoding ISNCY family transposase: protein MKRTEWLQETRKMRFEEAYGNYKSGSITQDEAAKLLGVCDRTFRRYMNKYDEGGLDALLDKRLTQASHRCAPVDEVMRLTEQYRNRYSGWNARHFHAWYCKDGGTRSYTWVKSRLQEAGLIKRTSKRGAHRKRRERSPLTGMMIHQDGSTHEWVANQKWDLIVTMDDATSEHYSMFFVQEEGTASSFRGVQAVIEKQGLFCSFYSDRGSHYWHTPEAGGKVDKHNLTQFGQAMKRLGIEMIAAYSPQARGRSERMFRTHQERLPKELALAGIADMETANRYLQEVYMPAFNDEFKQPAAVDGSAFVPWIGGEIEDFLCERHERVVGHDNCVSFNNLKLQIPANQHRCHYVKAKVTVLRYPDGKLAILHGPRKIAQYDKAGQEIKHDEKLLRKSAATASQ, encoded by the coding sequence ATGAAACGGACAGAATGGCTACAGGAGACACGGAAGATGAGATTTGAGGAAGCCTATGGGAATTATAAAAGTGGGAGTATCACGCAAGACGAAGCAGCAAAGCTGCTTGGTGTATGTGATCGCACATTTCGGCGCTACATGAACAAATACGACGAAGGTGGTCTGGATGCGTTATTGGACAAGCGGCTGACCCAGGCATCGCACCGCTGTGCGCCAGTGGATGAAGTGATGCGTTTAACGGAACAGTATCGCAACCGTTATTCTGGCTGGAATGCCAGGCATTTTCATGCATGGTATTGCAAGGACGGTGGCACACGCAGTTATACGTGGGTTAAGAGCCGGTTACAAGAAGCTGGGTTGATCAAACGTACATCAAAGCGTGGCGCGCATCGAAAACGTCGTGAACGCTCACCACTGACCGGAATGATGATTCATCAGGATGGCAGCACCCATGAATGGGTAGCCAATCAGAAATGGGATTTAATCGTCACTATGGACGATGCAACCAGTGAACATTACTCGATGTTTTTTGTTCAGGAAGAAGGCACTGCCAGCAGCTTCAGAGGCGTTCAGGCGGTGATAGAGAAGCAAGGATTGTTCTGTTCCTTTTATTCAGACCGAGGCAGTCACTACTGGCATACACCAGAGGCTGGTGGCAAAGTAGACAAACATAATCTTACGCAGTTTGGACAAGCCATGAAGCGGCTCGGAATTGAAATGATCGCGGCCTACTCGCCACAGGCGCGTGGACGCAGTGAGCGCATGTTCCGCACCCATCAAGAACGTTTACCCAAGGAACTGGCGCTGGCAGGCATCGCCGACATGGAAACGGCAAACCGTTATCTGCAGGAAGTCTATATGCCTGCTTTTAACGATGAATTCAAGCAGCCTGCTGCGGTAGATGGATCAGCATTTGTACCCTGGATCGGTGGAGAAATTGAGGATTTCCTGTGCGAGCGTCATGAGCGTGTCGTGGGTCATGACAATTGCGTCAGCTTCAACAACTTGAAGCTGCAAATTCCTGCCAATCAACATCGGTGTCATTACGTGAAGGCCAAGGTGACAGTACTGCGCTATCCCGACGGCAAGTTAGCGATCTTGCATGGGCCGCGGAAAATTGCCCAGTACGATAAAGCAGGCCAGGAAATAAAACATGATGAAAAGCTGTTGCGTAAATCCGCCGCCACAGCTTCGCAATGA
- a CDS encoding diguanylate cyclase, with product MTATETKQHNYALWLIITITVWTTIIFMSMLWNYQSAQRQSVELASNVAQAYIYRDIALRRWGTSHGGVYVPRSKHVKPNPLLSHISDRDIITPSGRKLTLINPVHILTQVMNEYNELPVPKSKVTAFPEILLNPEQNMPDQWELSALNAFKNGALSKKEVVNIGDTPHLRLMIPLFITAECLHCHASQNYKEGDLSGALGVAVPMTPYLNAKKESLSYIYMSYGFLWIIGIFSLTYFFSKTRLHTQQLKLTQNKLLQLNQELENLSFKDALTDIANRRSFDDALSREWKQARRNQKPLSLIMIDVDFFKIYNDFYGHQQGDNCLKTVAKTLALVAKRPKDMVARCGGEEFVLLLPETELKDAIQLAEECRERIQALKLKFELSEISDVVTISLGVCAITPQKDDVSGFLLKAADEALYSAKKMGRNRVESS from the coding sequence ATGACCGCAACAGAAACAAAACAGCATAACTACGCATTGTGGCTGATCATTACGATCACAGTATGGACAACCATTATTTTCATGTCCATGTTATGGAATTATCAAAGTGCACAAAGGCAATCAGTCGAGTTGGCATCCAATGTGGCTCAGGCATACATTTACAGAGACATTGCACTGCGGCGCTGGGGTACTTCTCATGGCGGAGTTTATGTACCGAGAAGTAAACATGTTAAACCAAACCCACTGCTTTCTCACATTTCCGACCGGGATATCATTACCCCATCAGGAAGAAAACTCACATTGATCAATCCTGTGCATATACTTACTCAGGTGATGAATGAATATAACGAATTACCTGTGCCCAAAAGTAAAGTAACCGCTTTTCCTGAGATTCTGCTTAATCCAGAGCAGAATATGCCCGATCAATGGGAATTGAGCGCACTGAACGCATTTAAGAACGGTGCGCTGAGCAAAAAAGAAGTCGTAAACATAGGCGACACCCCGCATCTTCGCTTGATGATTCCACTGTTCATAACAGCTGAATGCCTGCATTGTCACGCCAGTCAAAACTATAAGGAAGGCGATCTTAGCGGTGCGCTGGGAGTTGCGGTTCCCATGACACCCTACTTAAATGCCAAGAAAGAATCTTTAAGCTATATCTATATGAGCTACGGATTTCTTTGGATTATCGGTATTTTTTCGTTAACTTACTTTTTTAGCAAAACCAGGCTTCACACTCAGCAACTCAAGCTTACACAGAACAAATTGCTCCAATTAAACCAGGAATTGGAAAATTTATCGTTTAAAGACGCACTGACTGATATTGCTAACAGACGTTCTTTCGACGACGCCCTAAGTCGGGAATGGAAACAGGCAAGACGAAACCAGAAACCGCTTTCGTTAATTATGATCGATGTCGATTTTTTTAAAATTTATAACGATTTTTACGGTCACCAACAAGGTGACAACTGTCTGAAAACAGTCGCCAAAACGTTGGCGCTCGTAGCCAAACGCCCCAAAGACATGGTTGCCCGATGTGGTGGAGAAGAATTTGTGCTGTTATTACCAGAAACAGAATTAAAGGACGCGATTCAATTGGCTGAAGAATGCCGCGAAAGAATCCAGGCACTCAAATTGAAATTTGAATTATCCGAAATTTCGGATGTGGTCACAATTAGCCTGGGCGTATGCGCAATAACTCCCCAAAAAGATGACGTGTCCGGATTTCTGCTCAAGGCAGCGGACGAAGCGCTCTATAGTGCGAAGAAAATGGGACGCAACCGGGTAGAAAGCAGCTAA
- the nhaC gene encoding Na+/H+ antiporter NhaC, with translation MTQTPQKISNSEKQLEALLADKRLPSFIHAMICFLGVFAMISLGLFVLQASLHAIIFLTLIWGAIQASWLGHSFIAIRQMMSQGIYKALPAIYIFLLIGMVIASYMQSGTVASLLYYGIDLLNPVIFLPVGLILCSFMSVATGTSWGTVGTVGVVLMGIGETMGIPLPIVAGMVISGATFGDKLSPISDTTNLAAMSADTNLYRHIQSMLYTTTPTFLIVLGLFVLLGMQYTENMLPRAHIEEIRVALAGGYLLNPWITLLPLIVMFGLSVKRYSPEVSMSMSILLAMLIAIVYQEKNGVDVLNTLWLNTDGTTGIENIDALLGRGGMYSMAWTLLLSIMALALGGILHHAGFLRVLLVNIIVHIKRVSTLIAATIAAGFASNIAMGEAYISIILNCQLFKGFYDEKGLDKAVLSRSVEEGATLTTALIPWTTTGTFYAATLGIATLEYAPYALLNILNPFVSIVMAFVGIGLMQNKLHTKP, from the coding sequence ATGACGCAAACGCCACAAAAAATATCAAATAGCGAAAAACAGCTTGAAGCACTATTAGCGGATAAGCGTTTACCGTCATTCATCCACGCCATGATCTGTTTTCTGGGTGTGTTTGCAATGATTTCACTGGGCCTGTTCGTACTTCAAGCAAGTTTGCACGCGATCATTTTTCTCACGCTGATCTGGGGCGCCATTCAGGCATCCTGGCTGGGACATTCGTTCATTGCCATCCGGCAGATGATGAGTCAAGGTATTTATAAGGCCCTGCCCGCGATATATATTTTTTTGCTGATTGGCATGGTTATCGCCAGTTATATGCAAAGTGGTACGGTCGCAAGCCTACTCTACTACGGTATAGATTTGCTCAATCCCGTGATTTTCCTGCCTGTTGGACTGATTTTATGCAGTTTTATGTCAGTTGCAACCGGCACGTCATGGGGAACCGTCGGTACTGTCGGTGTCGTGTTGATGGGGATTGGCGAAACAATGGGCATTCCGTTGCCAATTGTGGCCGGCATGGTGATTTCCGGAGCCACGTTTGGCGACAAATTGTCGCCAATATCAGATACCACGAATCTTGCGGCCATGAGCGCGGATACCAATCTTTACCGTCATATCCAGTCCATGCTCTATACCACAACCCCCACATTCCTGATTGTACTGGGTCTGTTTGTTTTGCTGGGCATGCAATACACCGAAAATATGCTGCCCAGAGCGCATATCGAAGAAATCAGGGTTGCATTGGCCGGCGGCTATCTACTGAATCCATGGATTACTTTATTACCATTAATTGTGATGTTTGGTCTGAGCGTTAAACGCTATTCTCCGGAAGTCAGCATGTCCATGAGTATTTTGCTCGCAATGCTGATCGCTATTGTTTACCAGGAAAAAAATGGCGTTGATGTGTTGAACACGCTCTGGCTGAATACCGATGGCACAACCGGTATTGAAAATATTGATGCACTACTTGGACGCGGCGGTATGTACAGTATGGCATGGACATTATTGCTGTCGATCATGGCGCTGGCATTGGGCGGTATTTTGCATCATGCCGGATTTCTGCGCGTTTTGCTGGTCAATATTATCGTGCATATCAAACGCGTCAGTACACTGATCGCGGCAACCATTGCTGCAGGTTTTGCCAGTAATATCGCCATGGGTGAGGCATATATCTCCATCATTCTGAATTGCCAGTTATTTAAGGGCTTTTATGATGAAAAAGGTTTGGATAAGGCCGTGCTGTCGCGTTCCGTGGAAGAAGGCGCGACACTGACCACAGCACTGATACCCTGGACAACCACAGGCACTTTTTATGCCGCAACTCTGGGAATAGCAACATTGGAATACGCACCGTACGCGTTGCTGAATATATTGAATCCGTTCGTTTCGATAGTCATGGCTTTTGTGGGCATCGGTCTAATGCAAAACAAACTGCACACAAAACCATGA